In Homo sapiens chromosome 8, GRCh38.p14 Primary Assembly, the genomic window GCTCAATTTTGCTGAGAAccaaaaactgctctaaaaaatgaagtctattaaagaaaataaaattatctgattAAGTGGCAAACTATGGCATTTTTTGCTTAAAACTTTTAACTTCTTGACTATCCATGGCTTAGTAATTAGTTTGTGGTCCCCTTTATGTACAGCGAAAGACATTAGAGAAATACGGTGTTGAACTAAGCAGCTGGAATACCAGCCTGTCATTAAACTTATGAAGAAAAAACTGACACTGGAGTGATGGACAAATAGATgtgctaagatttttttttctgtaaggaaaagcagtttttgaaaaagaatgcctcatatttacattttaaaattaaaaaataacttgtacACTATGGTTTATGTgaaagatgtttattttctttcaaacaatattaaaacaaataaattacgTGCAGTTGAGTAACACAATGAGCACATAATACAGTTAACCTTTTAAAAGGCACTTCTGGCATAATCACTAAAGTAATATAGACAATTAGACAATTATTTGCTTTGACACTTTATTAATTTGACCattcatttcaattttcttttaatgttcttCAGTGAATTGTTTCATTTATAAACACTTCAAAGTTCCATCATAAAATATGCCTAGATTAACTGACTTATCTTAATTCTATTTACTATGGAACCTATCAccaaaaaaatctaatttaaaggacattttaaaatgttatccttTATTTGGGTACTAAACTAATCACTCCTCCACAGAGTCATAAGAAAGtgtttgaaataaacaaaaataaatgaagtggaaCTGGTGATTGATATAAATCTTCTAGAAACAAAAGTTGGGTAAGCCAGAGGTTTTTTGTTATTGacactgtttattctttttaagtgattttgttcttttattatttttaattatacaattttaaatagtatgcttttattttaaaatactttaaagtgtTTTTTAGAAAACAGGCAgggtccagtttttttttttttttttttttttttttttgagacggagtctcgctctgtcacccaggctggagtgcagtggcgggatctcggctcactgcaagctccgcctcccgggttcacgccattctcctgcctcagcctcccaagtagctgggactacaggcgcccgccactacgcccggctaatttttttgtatttttagtagagacggggtttcaccgttttagccgggatggtctcgatctcctgacctcgtgatccgcccgcctcggcctcccaaagtgctgggattacaggcgtgagccaccgcgcccggcccagggtccagttttttaataaaaattataatgttgtTAGCTTCCCAATACTAAGTCAAAATCAAAACACGTTCTCTAAAGAACAACCACAATTACTTTCAATTTTATCATAGATATATGTATAATCCTAAGTATCAGCTCACCTGATTAAACtaattttcttataaagaaaaacacCCTTCACATATCCTTACATAAAGATACTATTAATGTATATGATTAATGTTGAAACCTAACTAGCTGAACAAATGTTCAACAGATTTTGGACCCCATATTCTACATTTTCAAGTttataacaaaattaagaaattataaaatactaagTATAAAACTTATGTCATAAATTGAGGGCTATGTTGAATTTGAAAGCTGAGATGATATCTTtcttaataaatgaaatattataaactGCAGTAGAAACAGTACATCTTTAccggttatttatttatttatttttatttttattttttaattttttttgagaacacatggacacaggaaggggaacatcacacaccggggcctatttatttatttttgaaatagagacagggtctccctgtattgcccaggctggtctagaactcctgcgctcaagcaatcatccatccagcctcggcctcccaaagtgctgggattacaggtgtgagctgccacacccagtcTTTACCAGatgtttttttaagttaatataaaTTGCAGgatttgattaaaatattctGATACAATAGTCAAACTCATATTATTTTATGCATAATCTGAAAAATACCAGATGTAATtgacagtaattttttaaaatgtaaacatttcctttcctttgtgtaGTTACGTTATTGTTAACTAAAAACAGTCCATGTATAAGACAAGTAAGTATGATTCCATCCCTTTCCGTGTAGTCATAAGAATGACCATAAGCAAAAGTTAAAATTACATTCttgatttgtttaaaaatgcaaagcagATATTGAGAAGCCATCAACTGTGCCTGAcgtattttctaaattatttttgttaatcaaTTACATCAACATGATTTCACAGAGACCTAAAGATGCCACATAGAGTAGTATGGCATATAGACTCCTCAGCTGAAAGTTTCTATCacggccaggcgcgatggctcacgactgtaatcccaggactctgggaggccgaagcaggcaaattacttgagttcaggagtttgagaccagcttggccaacgtggcaaaaccccatctctatataaaatacaaaacttagccaggagtggtggtgtgcacatgtaatcctagcagaggttgcagtgagctgagatctcactactgcactctagcctgggcgacagagcaagactctgtctgaaaaaaaaaaaaaaagtttctatcgtgttaatatactaaaataaaatttccctgAGATGAAATGTCTTGCTGGTCCACAGGAATAACCATAAAACTCTATTCAGATTTTAATtataatgaattataatttaATCTGACATCCACTTAAAAcaagtgttaatttttttatcattagCTGACTTGTGCTAGTATTTTTAAGCggaatatttctaaatttttttctaaaccaaTTTAATCAGAGAActtgtttaaaatataactttctaGAAACATACAAAGATGCACATGAGCAGCTACTTTAGCAATAACTTTCATGTTCTCTTCAAGTACAAAATCGCCGATTTTTATGCTCTTAAAATGTACTGACATTTAATTACttcaaaagtagagaaaaaagcatttaaaaagtaaaaaatctttCCAAACACCTGTGTTGCTCATGTCAGaagatttctacatttttaaagttcagGCAAGCATTAGTTTAAAAGATTTgctccttttctttcattcatttaaccaggTTGGATATCACTCATGTATTTTTAGTTAGGAAGCCATTCACATGACATAACTTCTCATTGAATGCTCTCAGAAATGCTGCTGAGATAATCTTCAGACTTCATTATAAAATTTGTCCATTCCTGACAAATGTCCTCCATGGAGAATTCTTCACCACCATATTCCAGAGGAAGAATGTCTGGGAAATGCTGAAGCAAGCTTTGTTTGTAGTTGTTCCCATGCATGTGAATCTGAAATAGCCAAAACACTTTAGAAGGAAACCGCATTAGATGCATTTCCAGTGGAAAATCAACCTCATAAAACAAGGTATTCTAATAACTTCTAAAATGGAGTGTATAAATAGATACCACATCCTTTATTCCTCTGGTTATGAATCTAATAATTTTACTTATGTTTAGGTTGTATTACTGTGGATCTAATAACCTTACTGTTTCTTGGATTTGCATTCttataactgcataaaatttataaaaagttattttcctctttcataagtaaatttttaaagattaaataaagttattttataaattctattCCCTTATGTGCAAGTGATTCTTACCAAACTAATACCTTGGGACTATTCTATACACGATAAAAATGTACTAGCTGGTACTAATTCATATTAAGTAGAAGCATATATCTGAGCACACAATTAAATCTATGAGAAACAATTTATATGGTACAGTCGATGGATACTGTTAGTTAGTATAAAGTTAAGagacagccgggtgcagtggctcatgcctgtaatcccaacactttgagaggccaaggcaggtggattacttgagctcaggagttcaacaccagcctgggcaacatggctggtacaaaaaaaatacaaaaattagctgggcgtggtggtgcaggactgtagtcccagatacttggtgggctgaggcaggaggattgcttgagcccaggaggtggaggttgcagtgagccaagatcgtgccactgcacaaagtgaggccctgtctaaaaaaaaaaaaagaattaaaagaattaaaaagtcaaattttaaaaaagtattaaaaaacaattatgatAGTTGAGAACcttaacttttcaaatattttaaactataaaattgaTCATAGAATGCCCTGAAGTTAAGAGAAAGCCGTAGAAACTTGAACCAAAAGCATAcctgctaaaataaataaataaccttttTTCACTTTCTAGGGCAAAATGTTCCTCTATGTATTCAACAATCATTTAAtaagcatctattatgtgctGGGATATGAGGTTTGATGGATGAAATGAGTTTCCTATACTCACTTAGGAAACTCACAAAGccaatctttaattttttctgaaatatgtaaaatattatcagGTAATTGAGAAGAAATTCTATCTCCTCAGGAAGgggcaaaataagaaaatgtatgggGCATtgccaaaaagttaaaaaggaaaaaagtggcTGGATCAGAgtttttttctccctattttGGCAAGTCTGTTTCCCGTCAACTAACTTTCACTGACATCCTTCCCCTAACTTCTCAactttttacttttgcttttttctccatattctccTATTTCTTAGGTTcagtttattcttgtttttgtttttatctaaaatattactcaaaatagaaatagttatttttagaTCTCTAAGAATTAAACAGAGGGAAGCCAGATATTATCAAGTTacactgaagagagaaaaaaatgaacaaacaaaattgatttgtataaaaatactagaatgaAAAGTAGCTGAAAGTGGCCATTTTTGCTAAAGCAGGCAATTTAAGGGTGGTTCTTGAAGACAAACAGAAGCATCCACTGCATAACCTCTAAAGAAGCTCTAGGGTCATAACTTTCTGACCAGGTATAAgatgttatattttcttaatatgaaAGAACATCGTTTCTAAAATTCCAAATGTGCTATTACAGTTTATATTATCACTGCTGacatttcagtgattttttaGATTTAAACTGTTAAAACCTTTACAAATTGTTTTGTGTTCAAGGCATTAGATGATGCCAATGTTTGTCTAAATAGATGCTCTAAAAATTCTTCTTTACAGATTAGTTTAGAATGGTTGCCATTCTTGAGAACGCAGACTCTATTTTCAACCTTTCAAAAAGTCTAAGATATATGAGATGCTTTTTCTGAGATAAGGCTCCATAGGctaggtaaagaagaaaaaatccagTATCTTTGCTCTAACTAGCATGACATTAAGTCATATACCTCAGTTACCGTGGTTCTCAGTTACACTGAAACCGTTAAGTAGGCTTCActgtttaagaaaaatgtttatttttatttgcattaataaTAAATTCATATGGTTACAAATCAAAACAAGATAAAAGATACACAGTGAGAGATCTTGCTCCCAAACCTATTCTCATCTACTGTAGTTCACACCTCTTCTCTTGTTCCCTATAGATATCcacttatattattttttgtatatccttttaatgtaaatttatgaaatatattcttatttctccCCTTTGTATACAAAAGGTAGCATGCCATAAACACtattccacattttgtttatttcagtttACAAAACATCCTGCAATCTCGTTGTTTTCTGTTGTGTAGATGTTTATTTAACCAATGCCCTAATGGTGAACACTTCCTGGTTTTCAGTCTTCTGCTGCTGTGACTCCTCTAGCATATGTAATTTTGTTTAGGTATAGGTAATTCAAGACAGTGATTTTGATGTCTTTGCCACACTGCCCTCTATAGGAATATACCATTAAGCATTCcaaccagcagtgtatgaaaagCCCAGTTACCCCACAGTCTTACAACCAATAtacttgatttttataaattaaaagtaaattttaatttacttttttttagttgGCTTGTtagataaatattcaaaatattgggCTAATGATATAGATGGGCAGGTACGAGGAAAGATGATAAAGCAATCCTTAAATTAAAAAGGGTTGGAATGTTTGGTGTAGAGGAACACAGACTTGAATATATTTTACTCACCCGTTCCTTAATTTTTTCAGTCAGGAATGGTTTGATCATGGAAAAGACAGCATGGAAAATTACTGGTTCATTTATCAAATGGATGCCACGAACTTTCAATGGAAATGAatccttttgaaaataaaaaaatcttaataacaaaacataaatattacAATCTGATACCTAATGTCAAGTTTCTTCTTTGAACACTTGCTAAGCTTATGGAAATATCTAAAGTGTGTgattttatcttcaaaattatttattccaTCAGCACAAAAGCCTGGCTTACAGTTCACTGTCACTAGATTAAGTAAAGATCTCTAAAAAGGTTTCTCCTTATAGATTTGGCaaagtattttacaaaatatctgCACACTTTCACCAGAAAATTCCTTTCCCATCACATATAGATGTTCTTTTAACGAACCAATGAGTCATttggaaatttatatttaactttttcccaaaaaatgtttattttgagaaaaaaaatcacaaatattgaAAGACTAGCACAAtaaacacacacttttaaactttGACATTGGTATATGTCTTTAGCATCAAAGTAATATAGGCTTATTTAGAAAGTTTAAGAAGTTAAGAGTTGAAGGAAAAAGATGGTTTTCCTACCTACAAGTTGTATTATTAATACAGAGACCTTTCATTCCAAGGTTCTTTTATGtgaagttcttttattttttccatgcaTCACTTTCAGAGATGTATTATTAATTTGGGGATTGTCCTTCCAAATCCCTTCTatgcataattttcttttaaacataattGCTAATATACTTTCTAAATAATTTTCATCCCGTTGTGTTCCACTGATACAATACAGCTTTTGCAAATatcatgttttattattgttgcaAGAATCCATCAAatgaatgtacattttttaagtaaccatgtttctattttctggactaataaactatttattttacttctttactGAAATTGATGCTGCAGTAACTGTCTTTGTGTATAGGAGAAGTGGTGGTTATAAGCACGACTTTTACATTCAGGTGACCTGGGCTGGAATTCTCACTTCACTACTGGCAAACTGTGTGTGCCTGGGCATCGCTATGTCACTTCTCGGATATAGTTTATTAATTGTAAAGTGGGAAAATACAATAGTCATATGTCATAGGCTCAGTGTGGACATTAAAAGATAATGCATTTGAAACACTTAgcaaagtacctggcacatagtaagctattattattatacgcAATCTTTAATATATTAAAGATTATTCCTTAGCTAGTTTCCCAGAAATAGAATTACTGAGTCAAAGATGATGACCACTTTAAAaaccttttggaaaaaaaagatatcaatatACACCTACCAAGACTTATGTGACATTTTATTGTTCCAttgatatattatattttttaatcaatttttaatttaggaaaaaaagttaatgaCAAAAAGATAAAGTCACCACATATTAAGATGCATAAATCCTCTCGTTACtaatttgaacatatttttgcagtttgttgcaacattttttcttttataaactaaTAACATTTTACTTCCTCTTAGCATTGTTGAATTCTACACATCATTtccaaaattgtatttaaatttctaaCAAATGTACTTTTGCTTCTCTTTGTCtaacatataacaaaatttaaaactataatttggAAGTATTATGCCTGAcagttaaaatatacatttaccgTAAGTACAGCAGCAATCTTCTTGGCTACGGATGGAGTGATTTGAAAAGCATGAGAAAACTGCCAACCTTCCAGATCAAAGATAGCCTTGATTCCATTCCGCTGAGTTTCTACCTCCTGTACAATAAGCTCGGATGTGATTAGACTTACTCGAAATACGTCATAAGCTGTAAAAACTTTGGGGTCCCAGTgtgctaaaaaaaataaagcatatcatATCTTAGCATTGTgtaaaaaatcagaaagatttCCAAAGGGAGactaattcattttattcttaaaagatCAGTTGAAATAAAAACATCTACAAAGATCAAGAATTGATTAATAAATCCAACTGGCGTCCAAGAACATGTGCctgcttctcccttcctcctcaaaTTCTAGCAAAGAATGGCTTTTAAAGAGTATTGCGGAAAAAGGAATGGACACAGGCTGAATTTGACTGCAAGATGAAGTCACAACCTCACATAAAGATGGGAATGCCATTGTGTATGCTCCAAGCTCAGAGATGTTGGAAATGGAAAAGCAAGGGCCTGGATTATAAAGAGTAATTAGGGCCCCATAGTAACTAAAGAGGTTGCTAAGAGAAATGCATGAGGAACAGGCAGGCAAGTTGATCCTCTGACAGCCTTCCAGTAGTAAGCAGCACATAGCAGAGTCATGTCCCTGTAGGCTAGAGCAGGAATTGAGGGCTTGGGAAAGAAGAGCCACGGAAGCACTTAGGTAGCTGCTCACACCAAAGAGAAACAGGGAGTACCTGTGCTAAGACAGGAGTTACTGAGATTCTTGTTCACTCATCTCATCCCTTCCCACCACCCCAGGACAGGCCACGCCATGCAGAAATGACAGTAATGGATGGACAAGcagataatcttttttaaaagacatctattccttaaaaattagaatattaaacacatccatacacacacaaagagaggGAAACCAAACTCAATAGACAAAGGCATCAACTCGAGAAAGTAAGAAAGCAGGAGACACTAAAAAACATAATAGAAGCCAGGTGCAGGTGCAGTGGTaggtgcctgtatttccagctactcgggtggctgaggtggggggagggggaacactgaagcccaggagttcaagtctaatcggggcaacatagcaagaaccggtctgtaaaaaaattcaaagaatttttttaaagaagcgtAATAGTTTcagcagggggtggggagaaTACTATAAGCTATTATTATAAAAacaggctattattaaaaagactcCATTgagatattagaaataaaaagataagttttttaaaaaacattcattgATAAGATAAATGCTGGAAAAGACAGAGCCAATCGAGGAAAAATGGTTTGGAAGATCAAGTTGAAGAATTCTCTCAAATTTGGCACAAAAGAGCCAAGAGTTGACATGTATGAATAGAAAGGTAAGAAATACATGCAGCTGGATCCAGGAGTTTCAACATCCAACTAATAAAAGTTCTAGAAGGCAGTAACAGAAAACAGAGGAGAGAGGAATCATAGCAATAGAGAAAAGTTCtccaaagctgaaaaaaaaaacatgtaagtcTTCAGACTGAAGTGCCTAACAGGATgaacgaaaaagaaaaaaaaatcataactaaGCAAtagtaaattttcaaaaaaaaaaaaaaacaacaaaagttcTGGCATGGGAAACTGGATAGAATTGTggcaccatttatttatttattttcaacttttattttagattcagggggtgcatgtgcagatttgttaccttggtatactgcatgatgctgaggtttcaGGTATAaatgatcttgtcacccaggtatgtgagcacagtacccaataggaagtttttcaacgcttgctcccctccctccctctcctctcttgtcatctccagtgtctactgttcccatctttatgtcataaacacccagtgtttagctcctacttataagtgagaacatgtggtatttcgttttctgttcctgttttaattcacttaagataatggcctccagctgcatccctgttgctgcaaaggacataatgtCATTcgttttatggctgtgtagtactccatggtgtacacgcagtaccatttattgagatAAGAGACCTGTTTGGGTGGAAAAGATTATAAGTATGGACATGTTAAAATGGTGACCATGAGACATCCAACTGGGTGCAGCTGGAATAGCAGCTAGTTGTGTGGGTCTGGATCCTCAAGGAAAAGATGGGAGTGAAGATACAAATCTGGGGGCTGTTTGTGCCTACATGATGATCCACAACAGGGATTGTCTCAGAGCTATGTTTTTCTCTATCAAAGCAGAGAGATGAagtaacataaaaagaaaaggctGAGGCCAATGTCCTAAAAAAATTCAGAGTTTAAAGGATGAGTAGAAGAGGAAATGCCAGAAAAAGAGATTAAGGAGGAGCAGCCAGTGATGTCAGAGAAAAACACCAAGAGAACATGGCATCAGAGAAGCCAAGGGAAGAGGATTTTTCAAGAAAGCAGAAGTGATTCACTTTGTTGAGAGGTTAAGTGAAATAGGACTAAATATGTCCATTAAATGTGGTAAAAAGAAAGTCAATAATGGTTGGTTACATTCATTTCAGCAGGGATGGGAGTGAAATCAAACTAGGGTGGGCTGAGgaggaactgtgagaaaatgtgGATGGTGGACATCACT contains:
- the TTPA gene encoding alpha-tocopherol transfer protein isoform 1 (isoform 1 is encoded by transcript variant 1), which translates into the protein MAEARSQPSAGPQLNALPDHSPLLQPGLAALRRRAREAGVPLAPLPLTDSFLLRFLRARDFDLDLAWRLLKNYYKWRAECPEISADLHPRSIIGLLKAGYHGVLRSRDPTGSKVLIYRIAHWDPKVFTAYDVFRVSLITSELIVQEVETQRNGIKAIFDLEGWQFSHAFQITPSVAKKIAAVLTDSFPLKVRGIHLINEPVIFHAVFSMIKPFLTEKIKERIHMHGNNYKQSLLQHFPDILPLEYGGEEFSMEDICQEWTNFIMKSEDYLSSISESIQ
- the TTPA gene encoding alpha-tocopherol transfer protein isoform 4 (isoform 4 is encoded by transcript variant 4) encodes the protein MAEARSQPSAGPQLNALPDHSPLLQPGLAALRRRAREAGVPLAPLPLTDSFLLRFLRARDFDLDLAWRLLKNYYKWRAECPEISADLHPRSIIGLLKAGYHGVLRSRDPTGSKVLIYRIAHWDPKVFTAYDVFRVSLITSELIVQEVETQRNGIKAIFDLEGWQFSHAFQITPSVAKKIAAVLTDSFPLKVRGIHLINEPVIFHAVFSMIKPFLTEKIKERTGPHFVQWHDLGSLQPPPPGLKQSSCLSPPSIWDYSPAPPRPANFCIFFVPAMLPRLVLNS
- the TTPA gene encoding alpha-tocopherol transfer protein isoform 6 (isoform 6 is encoded by transcript variant 6), whose protein sequence is MAEARSQPSAGPQLNALPDHSPLLQPGLAALRRRAREAGVPLAPLPLTDSFLLRFLRARDFDLDLAWRLLKNYYKWRAECPEISADLHPRSIIGLLKAGYHGVLRSRDPTGSKVLIYRIESCSVAQAGEQWAISTHYNLCLPSSSDSPASASQVAGTTAHWDPKVFTAYDVFRVSLITSELIVQEVETQRNGIKAIFDLEGWQFSHAFQITPSVAKKIAAVLTDSFPLKVRGIHLINEPVIFHAVFSMIKPFLTEKIKERIHMHGNNYKQSLLQHFPDILPLEYGGEEFSMEDICQEWTNFIMKSEDYLSSISESIQ
- the TTPA gene encoding alpha-tocopherol transfer protein isoform 2 (isoform 2 is encoded by transcript variant 2), with product MAEARSQPSAGPQLNALPDHSPLLQPGLAALRRRAREAGVPLAPLPLTDSFLLRFLRARDFDLDLAWRDSFPLKVRGIHLINEPVIFHAVFSMIKPFLTEKIKERIHMHGNNYKQSLLQHFPDILPLEYGGEEFSMEDICQEWTNFIMKSEDYLSSISESIQ